In Gimesia sp., a single genomic region encodes these proteins:
- a CDS encoding MarR family transcriptional regulator, producing the protein MAQDLIDVLIRQWKTERPDLNVEPMGVVGRVLRLATRLERRVSETLKPYGLTVGGFDILATLRRTGNPQGLTPTELMEAVMLSSGAMTNRIDRLEEQGLVERRPSPNDRRSLQVLLTAEGRKVVDEAVADRLDEAEGALCGLKVEERDQLADLLRAMLQGLND; encoded by the coding sequence ATGGCACAGGATTTGATTGACGTCTTAATCAGGCAGTGGAAGACAGAACGCCCGGACCTCAATGTTGAACCCATGGGGGTTGTCGGTCGGGTTTTGCGACTGGCAACGCGGCTGGAGCGTCGGGTGAGTGAAACACTGAAGCCGTACGGTCTGACCGTGGGGGGCTTTGATATTCTGGCCACGCTCCGCAGAACGGGAAATCCGCAGGGCCTGACGCCCACGGAACTGATGGAGGCGGTGATGCTCTCCTCGGGAGCGATGACGAACCGGATTGACCGACTGGAGGAACAGGGGCTCGTCGAACGTCGGCCTTCCCCCAATGACCGCCGTTCGCTGCAGGTACTGCTGACTGCAGAGGGGCGCAAAGTGGTCGATGAAGCGGTCGCGGACCGACTGGATGAAGCGGAAGGTGCGTTGTGCGGGCTCAAGGTAGAAGAGCGGGACCAACTGGCGGATCTGTTGCGGGCGATGCTGCAGGGTCTGAATGATTGA
- a CDS encoding VOC family protein: MHTCEKRLGELVLRTENREALVAFYRDVIGLELFANFDGGTFLKIADDFDGHPQLLAIFDQTWEFSGPQEIEVGMARARTGTLHHFAFAMELEVFESEKARLEALEIEMMLTDHRQFGWHSIYLYDPDGNSVELVCYDEAILDAAANQRVRESVEG, from the coding sequence ATGCATACGTGTGAAAAACGATTAGGCGAACTGGTCCTGCGAACCGAAAACCGGGAAGCATTGGTTGCCTTTTACCGAGACGTCATTGGACTGGAACTGTTTGCCAACTTTGACGGAGGCACCTTCCTGAAAATCGCGGACGACTTCGACGGGCATCCCCAGCTGCTGGCGATCTTTGATCAGACCTGGGAGTTCAGCGGACCGCAAGAGATCGAAGTGGGTATGGCCCGGGCCCGGACAGGGACGCTGCATCACTTCGCTTTCGCGATGGAACTGGAAGTATTCGAAAGCGAGAAAGCGCGGCTGGAAGCGTTGGAGATTGAGATGATGCTGACGGATCATCGGCAGTTCGGCTGGCACTCGATTTATCTCTATGATCCGGACGGGAACTCGGTGGAACTGGTCTGTTATGATGAAGCGATCCTGGATGCTGCTGCGAACCAGCGTGTGCGGGAGAGTGTCGAGGGGTGA